One genomic segment of Ricinus communis isolate WT05 ecotype wild-type chromosome 3, ASM1957865v1, whole genome shotgun sequence includes these proteins:
- the LOC8280393 gene encoding probable inactive receptor kinase At1g48480 codes for MHTRNLFLLFFFTIFLPFSKPDLAADRAALLKLRSSVGGRTLFWNITQQSPCSWAGVACEGNRVTVLRLPGVALSGQLPEGIFANLTQLRTLSLRLNALNGHLPSDLGSCTNLRNLYLQGNMFSGEIPEFLFGLHDLVRLNLGENNFTGEISPSFGNFTRLRTLFLENNRLSGSVPDLKLDKLEQFNVSNNLLNGSIPERLHLFDPSSFLGNSLCGQPLASCSGNSNVVVPSTPTDEAGNGGKKKNLSAGAIAGIVIGSIVGLFLIVLILMFLCRKKGSKKSRSIDIASIKQQELAMPGEKPIGEVENGSGGGYGNGNGNGYSVAAAAAAAMVGHGKGGAAGGEVNGGKKLVFFGKAARVFDLEDLLRASAEVLGKGTFGTAYKAVLEMGTVVAVKRLKDVTITEREFKEKIETVGALDHESLVPLRAYYFSRDEKLLVYDYMPMGSLSALLHGNKGGGRTPLNWEIRSGIALGAARGIQYIHSQGPNVSHGNIKSSNILLTQSYEARVSDFGLAHLVGPSSTPNRVAGYRAPEVTDPRKVSQKADVYSFGVLLLELLTGKPPTHALLNEEGVDLPRWVQSIVREEWTSEVFDLELLRYQNVEEEMVQLLQLGIDCAAQYPDNRPSMSEVTNRIEELRRSSIREDQDPEPDVVDLDDSSSR; via the exons ATGCATACCCGTAAtctctttttgttgtttttctttacaaTCTTCCTCCCATTCTCAAAACCAGATCTTGCCGCCGACCGCGCAGCCCTCCTAAAGCTCCGCTCCTCTGTTGGCGGCCGTACACTCTTCTGGAATATTACCCAGCAAAGTCCTTGTTCATGGGCTGGTGTTGCTTGTGAAGGGAACCGTGTCACTGTCTTAAGACTCCCTGGAGTGGCTCTTTCTGGCCAGCTTCCTGAGGGCATTTTTGCTAACCTTACTCAGCTTCGTACTCTCAGTCTCCGTCTCAATGCACTTAATGGTCACTTACCTTCAGATCTTGGTTCGTGTACCAATCTCAGGAACCTTTATTTACAGGGTAATATGTTCTCTGGTGAGATCCCGGAGTTTTTGTTTGGCTTGCATGATCTCGTACGTCTTAATCTTGGTGAAAACAACTTTACTGGTGAGATCTCGCCTAGTTTTGGGAATTTTACCAGGTTAAGGACTTTGTTCTTGGAGAACAATAGGTTATCTGGGTCTGTTCCTGATTTGAAGTTGGACAAATTAGAGCAATTCAATGTTTCTAATAATTTGTTGAATGGTTCTATACCTGAAAGGTTGCATCTTTTTGACCCTAGTTCCTTTCTGGGTAATTCATTATGTGGGCAGCCTCTTGCTAGTTGCAGTGGAAATAGTAACGTAGTGGTGCCCAGTACACCTACTGATGAAGCTGGTAATGGtggtaaaaagaagaatttgtcTGCTGGTGCTATTGCTGGTATTGTAATTGGATCTATAGTTGGACTTTTCTTGattgttttgattttaatgttCTTGTGTCGAAAGAAGGGTAGTAAGAAGTCAAGATCGATCGACATTGCGTCGATTAAGCAACAAGAACTTGCAATGCCAGGAGAGAAGCCTATTGGGGAAGTTGAGAATGGCAGTGGAGGTGGTTATGGGAATGGGAATGGGAATGGATATTCAGTGGCCGCAGCCGCAGCAGCAGCAATGGTGGGGCATGGAAAAGGAGGAGCAGCAGGAGGCGAGGTGAATGGAGGAAAAAAATTGGTGTTCTTTGGTAAGGCGGCAAGAGTGTTTGATTTGGAGGATTTGTTGAGAGCCTCAGCTGAGGTCTTGGGGAAAGGAACATTTGGAACTGCGTATAAGGCCGTGTTAGAGATGGGAACCGTGGTGGCTGTGAAAAGATTGAAGGATGTGACTATTACAGAGAGAGAATTCAAGGAGAAGATTGAGACTGTGGGAGCTTTGGATCATGAAAGTTTGGTCCCTTTAAGAGCTTACTATTTTAGCAGAGATGAGAAGCTTCTTGTTTATGATTATATGCCCATGGGAAGCTTGTCTGCACTTTTGCACG GGAACAAGGGAGGTGGTAGGACTCCATTGAACTGGGAAATTAGATCGGGTATTGCCCTTGGAGCTGCCCGAGGCATCCAATACATACACTCTCAAGGTCCCAATGTCTCTCATGGAAACATTAAGTCATCCAATATTCTTCTCACTCAATCGTATGAAGCCCGAGTATCTGATTTTGGGCTTGCACACCTTGTTGGTCCTTCCTCCACACCTAACCGAGTTGCTGGCTACCGAGCACCAGAAGTTACTGACCCTCGTAAAGTCTCACAGAAAGCTGATGTTTACAGTTTTGGGGTATTGCTATTGGAGCTGTTGACTGGGAAACCCCCAACCCATGCCCTATTGAACGAGGAAGGTGTTGATCTTCCCAGATGGGTTCAGTCCATAGTTCGAGAGGAATGGACTTCAGAGGTGTTCGATCTTGAACTCCTCAGATACCAAAATGTCGAGGAGGAGATGGTTCAACTTTTGCAGCTTGGAATAGATTGTGCGGCCCAGTACCCTGACAATCGTCCATCAATGTCTGAAGTAACCAACCGGATTGAGGAACTACGTCGTTCTAGTATACGGGAAGATCAAGACCCCGAGCCGGATGTAGTTGATTTGGATGATAGCTCTTCTCGGTGA